Within Marispirochaeta aestuarii, the genomic segment TCCGAGCGGGCGGAACGCCCTCCGTGGTATAAACGGATTATCGGCGCAAAGGCGGCGGTAAAACTGCCCCGGGAAATCGTCTGGGACGGCCGGGGAGACACGGGCGTTTTTGCCCCGGACGGGAAATACTACATGCTTGTACGTGCGGAAGATGCAAAGGGCAACCGGGGAGAAGCCGGGCCTTTTACGGTCATCGTGGACGATACCCCCCCGGCGGTACATGTAATGCTTCCCTATACCGTGTTTTCTCCCAACGGTGATAATAACCGTGATACCCTGGATATCTATTTTCGCGACGCTTCTCTGGAAGAAACCTGGGAAGCCCGGATTCGAAAAAGCGACAATACCCCGGTTCTGGACTACAGCTGGCAGAAGTTCCCCATGGACACCCGCTGGGACGGCAGGACTGAAACCGGAGAACTTATGGCAGATGGCGAATACATCTTCTCGCTAAGCTCCACAGACCTGGCGGGCAACAGCTTCAGCTGGGACAGCGGCCCCCTCTTGAAGGAATCCGCCCTCCCCCCGATCTCCGCCAGGCTTTCGGATACAATACTGTCCCCCAACGGAGACGGAATAAAGGATTCAGTAATTCTGTATCTTGACGCCGAAACGCCGGACAGGATTGTCAAGGCCGGGATATCTGTGATCGGGAAAAACGGTGCAAGTCTGGCCAGTCTTCCGGCGCCTTCGAGTTACCCGACAAGCATAACAATAAACGGTATAATGGATAACGGGCGCCCGATTCCTGACGGTATATATTATATCCGGTTCAACGTGGAATACCGCAACGGGGCTGTTCCCTCCACCGTGACACCTCCTCTTCTCATTGATACAGCTCCCCCGTCAGCAGTAGTCAGCGTCGATTACCGGCTCTTTTCTCCCGACGGCGACGGTCGCAGGGATGAGCTGAGCTTTTACCAGAGCAGCGAAGAAGCCTCTGCCTGGAGCGGATCCATAACCGACCAGAGCGGCCGCACGGTTTTTCGCCGCGATTTCGGTCCCCGGGCCCCCGGTTTCGTCTGGAACGGCCGGGACTCCCAGGGCAGGGCTGTTCCTGACGGCGTTTATACATACAGCCTTCAGGGTTCCGACGAGGCCGGCAACAGAGCCCTCCGGCGGATTGACGGTATTCGTGTCGATACCCGGCCCACCCCGGTGGCGCTGCGCTCCATGGATACCAGCTTCAGTCCCAACGGGGACGGGATCACCGAAACAGCCCGTTTTACCCCGGTTATAGAGATTACCGAAGGAATCAGCTCATGGCTCTTCGAGATCACCGACAGCAGGGAAACTGCAGTCTTCGCCCTTTCCGGAAGGAGCTATAACGATCTTCCCCGCACCCTTCTGTGGACCGGAGAAGGGGCTCCCGAAGGACTCTACGGCGGACGCCTTACCGCGGAATATGAAAAGGGAAATGTCGCTGTCAGCGTCAGTCCTGAACAGGTTGCCCTGGATATCAGCGGACCTGGAATCAATGTTCAGGTATCGTCACTTCCCTTCGGACCCGATGGAGACGGGGTAAACGACAGGCTGATGATCAAAATCGCTGTGGATGATCCCTCGGGAATCATCCTTCGGGAAGCCGAGATTCTCGATCCCGCGGGGAACGCCTTCCTTCGTCTGCCTGCCGCTGCTTTTACATCCGCAGGCTGGTCCTGGGATGGAAAATCCGCCTCGGGGGAGCTGGTACAGTCCGCTTCCGACTACACCCTCGTTGTCCGGTCCAGGGATACCGTGGGAAACGAAAGCCGCTACAATCTGGCAATCCCGGTGGATATTCTGGTAATCCGTGACGGAGACCGTCTGAAAATCAGTATCTCCAGCATTTACTTCAAACCGAACACTCCCGACTACATCAATGTGGAGCCGGAGACCGCCAAACGGAACCTTGCAACCCTGGACAGACTGGCTGAGATTCTCAAAAAGTATGCCGACTACCGGATCAGACTCGAAGGTCATGGCGTACGAATCTACTGGGACCAGCCGCAGCGCTGGCTGACTGAGGAAACCGAGGTACTGGTGCCCCTCTCCAGGGCCCGGGCAGAGGCCATCCGATCCGCCCTCAGCTCCCGGGGAGTCAAACCCGAACGCATGAGTATAGAAGGTTTCGGAGGTTATCGGCCGGTGGTTCCCCACGGAGATCTGGATAACCGCTGGAAGAACAGGCGGGTGGAATTTATCCTGGTTAAATAAGGGCGTCTCTAAAAACGTGGTATTTTTGCCATAGTCAAGGAGGAAAGATTTTGTAGCGCCCGCACCCAGCCACGAAATCCTCGATTTAGTGGCTGGGGAGGACCGCGGGAAATCTTGACGACGCAGGATAAGGGAAAAAGAGTAGTTTTTAGAGGCGCCCGGAAAAATATGCCGGGGGAGCTTCCGTCCCGTAGACAGAGCCTCCCCCCGGCCCTACAATACCCGCCATGGCAGACATCGCTGTAATCGGCGGCGGACCGGCGGGACTGTTTGCCGCCCTCAGGGCGGTACAGCGGGGGAACCGGGTGCGCATCCTGGAAAAGATGAAAAGCCCCGGCCGCAAGCTGCTCCTGAGCGGTTCCGGCCAGTGCAATATTACCCACGCGGGAGAGGTAAGGGACTTCCTTTCCCGCTACGGCGAGGCCGGCCGTTTTCTGCGCCCCGCCCTATTTCATCTGAGCCCCCGGGACCTCCTGAATTTCTTTGAACAGAGGGGTATCGGTTTCGAGACGGAAGAAGAGGGCAAGATCTTTCCCGCAAGCCGCCGCGCCCGGGACATTCTCGATGTGCTGATCCGGGAGCTCGAGGCATCCGGAGTTGAGCTTGTAAGCGGCATGGCTGTATCGTCCATACAAGCAGACAGGGACGGATTCACTCTCATGAGCAGAGGAGAAGTGATCGGTCCCGTGGACAGGGTCATACTGGCAGCCGGGGGGGCCTCGTATCCCTCCACCGGTTCCGACGGTTCGGGCTTTGCCCTGGCACAGCAGCTGGGACACGATATCGTGAGCCCCCGACCGGCCCTTACGGACGCGGTAATCCGGGACTTCGATATGGAGGAGCTGGCAGGCATATCCTTAAGGAACTGCAGGGTACTCCAGTACAGAAACGAACAGCTCCAGGCCCGCCTTACAGGGGATTTCCTTATCACCCATACGGGTTTTTCCGGCCCCGTCATCATGGATGCCTCCCGGAACATCTATCCCGGGGATGTCCTGGTTCCCGATTTCGGCGGCCACGGGGAAGATACGGAAGAGATAGTCCGGCGTTTTGCAGAGGAAAACGGGAAAAAACAGATAAAATCCTTATCCCGGATTCTCAGCTGTCCCGAAGCACTCCTTGAGAAGCTGCTTATCCGGGCCGGTATAGCCGGGGAACAGCGCCTG encodes:
- a CDS encoding BaiN/RdsA family NAD(P)/FAD-dependent oxidoreductase; the encoded protein is MADIAVIGGGPAGLFAALRAVQRGNRVRILEKMKSPGRKLLLSGSGQCNITHAGEVRDFLSRYGEAGRFLRPALFHLSPRDLLNFFEQRGIGFETEEEGKIFPASRRARDILDVLIRELEASGVELVSGMAVSSIQADRDGFTLMSRGEVIGPVDRVILAAGGASYPSTGSDGSGFALAQQLGHDIVSPRPALTDAVIRDFDMEELAGISLRNCRVLQYRNEQLQARLTGDFLITHTGFSGPVIMDASRNIYPGDVLVPDFGGHGEDTEEIVRRFAEENGKKQIKSLSRILSCPEALLEKLLIRAGIAGEQRLGELSRKMRRLLARIIAETPYLVDRTGGFQRARVTAGGVNRREISPGSMESRIVPGLFFAGELIDIDGDTGGFNLQAAFSTGALAGDSCDQKDQ
- a CDS encoding FlgD immunoglobulin-like domain containing protein, producing the protein MKHSIFIAACIAAVSLMAGCASFTGTIPIESDAPEAFYISPKNADGIKDSLAIALDFPEIKGLTISFYEYSIQRDDGSSFYSYSERAERPPWYKRIIGAKAAVKLPREIVWDGRGDTGVFAPDGKYYMLVRAEDAKGNRGEAGPFTVIVDDTPPAVHVMLPYTVFSPNGDNNRDTLDIYFRDASLEETWEARIRKSDNTPVLDYSWQKFPMDTRWDGRTETGELMADGEYIFSLSSTDLAGNSFSWDSGPLLKESALPPISARLSDTILSPNGDGIKDSVILYLDAETPDRIVKAGISVIGKNGASLASLPAPSSYPTSITINGIMDNGRPIPDGIYYIRFNVEYRNGAVPSTVTPPLLIDTAPPSAVVSVDYRLFSPDGDGRRDELSFYQSSEEASAWSGSITDQSGRTVFRRDFGPRAPGFVWNGRDSQGRAVPDGVYTYSLQGSDEAGNRALRRIDGIRVDTRPTPVALRSMDTSFSPNGDGITETARFTPVIEITEGISSWLFEITDSRETAVFALSGRSYNDLPRTLLWTGEGAPEGLYGGRLTAEYEKGNVAVSVSPEQVALDISGPGINVQVSSLPFGPDGDGVNDRLMIKIAVDDPSGIILREAEILDPAGNAFLRLPAAAFTSAGWSWDGKSASGELVQSASDYTLVVRSRDTVGNESRYNLAIPVDILVIRDGDRLKISISSIYFKPNTPDYINVEPETAKRNLATLDRLAEILKKYADYRIRLEGHGVRIYWDQPQRWLTEETEVLVPLSRARAEAIRSALSSRGVKPERMSIEGFGGYRPVVPHGDLDNRWKNRRVEFILVK